Part of the Leptolyngbya sp. BL0902 genome, GGAGTGTACCGCCCTCAGGCTAAGGCTTCCGTTAGCCAGCGGATGAGGGCGGTGTCGTCCTCGGTTTGGGAACGGCTGAGGGCGGCTTCCACCAGATCTAACCGGAGACCGGGCAACACAGCGGACACCTGGATTTGGCGACTGCCGCCCTCGGCCACGGCAAAGGCGATCACCTGCTGTTCTGCTACATTCACCACCCAATACTCGCCAACTCCCAGCCGTTCATAGAGCAAGCGTTTGGCCCCTAGGTCGTCCTTGAAGGAACTCCCGCCAATTTCAATGGCCAGGGTGGGTGGGCCAAAAACATTGACATCAATGGGGGCATTATCCTGGGGCGGCAACCGAAAATTGGGGCCAATGTAGAAGGCCGCGTCGGGCTGACAGCCTCGCTCTCCAGTCTTGTAAAAGCTGCCGTTAATGAATTTGGCCATCCGCAGCCCGTGCCGCATAGCAAACAGGCTGACAACATCCATGACCACTGAATTCTGCCGTGCATGTCCACCGCCTAGGGGAGCCATTTCAAGCCTCATGTAGTTGTTGTCAAAATAGCCCTGGCCCTCGTTGTAGGGAGGTGTTTCTAGGGCGGCTAGGAAGTCTGCCCAGGTGGCTTTCACCCAGGTGTCGGTGGGCGGGGCGGTCGCTTGGGGTGCGGTGGACGTGGAAGGTGCCATAGGGAAAAGTGCCCTTGAGGGTGAGAGAGGCAGAACAGGGGCCGTTAGGAGGGAGAAGAGACGAGGATGATGCCGCTTTTGTCCGGCTCCTCAAGCTCTTTGGGCCTCCTTAGGTGCCTATAATGGGGGTTTGTGGATTCTGATATTCTACCCATCCTGCCCCTTAAGCACTGCCAACCATGTCCTCCGACGCGACCCGTTCTGGCCAAAGCGCCTCCAGCCTCGAAGAAATCCGTGCCGCCCGTCTGCAAAAGGTGGAAGACCTGAAGCAGGTGGGTCAAAATCCCTTTGCCTACCGTTGGGATGTCACCCATCAGACGGCTCAACTCCAGGAAAAGTATGCTGATTTGGCCGCTGGGGAAGAGGTGGCAGACACCGTATCCATTGCCGGACGGATTTTGGCGCGGCGGGTGTTTGGCAAGTTGGCCTTCTTTGGTGTGCAAGACGAATCGGGCACCATCCAGCTTTATCTGGAAAAAGCCACCATCCAGGAGCAGATGGGAGCCGAGGACGAAAAAGCCTTCGACCACCTGAAACAGCTCACCGATGTGGGCGACATCATCGGCGTCACGGGCACCATTAAGCGCACCGATAAAGGCGAGCTTTCCATCAAAGTGCAGCGCTACGCCATGCTGACCAAGGCGCTGCTGCCCCTGCCGGATAAGTGGCACGGGTTAACCGACGTGGCCAAACGCTATCGCCAGCGCTACGTGGATTTGATCGTGAACCCCACCGTGCGCGATACCTTCCGCAAGCGAGCGCTGATTACCACCGGGATTCGCCGCTATTTAGAAGATCGAGGATTTTTGGAAATTGAAACCCCGGTGCTGCAAAGCGAGGCGGGCGGGGCGGAGGCGCGGCCCTTCATCACCTACCACAACACCCTGGAGATGGAGCTGTACCTGCGGATTGCCACGGAACTGCACCTGAAACGGCTGGTGGTGGGCGGCTTTGAGAAGGTGTTTGAAATTGGCCGCATCTTCCGCAACGAGGGCGTTTCCACCCGCCACAACCCCGAATTTACCAGCGTCGAGTTCTACCAAGCCTACGCCGACTACCACGACTTTATGGATCTCACCGAAGACCTAGTCGCCACTTTGGCTAAGGACATCCTCGGCACCACGCAGATCACCTACCAGGGCGTAGACATTGACCTCACCCCGCCCTGGAAGCGGATTTCCATGCATGATCTGGTGCAAGAACACACGGGGCTGGATTTCCATGATTTCACAACCTTGGAGGAAGCCAAGGCGGCGGTGAAACCCCTCAACCTGCACGGGGTCGAGGATTGCGACTCCATCGGCAAGCTGCTGAACGAGGTGTTTGAGCAGAAAATCGAAGAAACCCTGATTCAGCCGACGTTTTTGATCGATCATCCCGTCGAAATTTCCCCCCTCTCCAAGCCCCACCGCAGCAAACCAGGTGTGGTGGAACGCTTCGAGCTATTTGTGGCCGGACGGGAAACCGCCAACGGCTTCTCGGAGTTGACCGACCCCATCGACCAGCGCCACCGCTTTGAGCTGCAAGCCGCCCGCAAAGCCGCCGGGGATGTAGAGGCCACCGGGGTGGATGAAGACTTCCTCACCGCCCTAGAACACGGGATGCCCCCCACCTGCGGCGAAGGCATCGGCATCGACCGTCTGGTAATGCTGCTCACCGATAGCGCCAGCATCCGCGATGTGATTGCCTTCCCGCTACTGAAACCAGAAAAGGAGGAAGATCGCGGGGAAGCATAACGCGGTACAGGGTAGATGTAGGGTGGGTGCAGGGTAATCGCGGCGACTCTACCTCCCCCTGGGCAGGCTGAACGCGGCCTAGGCACCCTACGCCGCCGTAGTGGTCACTGCTTCTAGGAGTATCGTTATGGGTCAGCGATCCGCCACCGTCGCCACCACCGTCACGACTTGGTACTTTGAAATGCTGAGCCCGGAGGCTCTCCGGCCTAAGCGTTTTGATCCCTATGATTTGTCTATTCAGCGGATGGAGGTGCCTTGCCCGGAGTTTGGGCGGTTTCTCTATACTGCTGTGGGTGGGCCGTGGTACTGGTGTGATCGGCTGTCCTGGAGTTACGCCGACTGGCAGCGCCATTTGGAACGGCCAGAGGTGGAAATCTGGACAGCCTGGAGCGAGGGCACCCCAGCGGGCTATGTGGAACTGGAAGATCAGGCTCAGGGCAATGTTGAAATTGCCTACTTTGGCCTGTTGCCACAATTCATTGGCCAGGGGCTAGGCGGCTATTTGTTGACGGTGGGGGTGAGGGAAGCGTGGGGTATGGGCGCAACGCAGCGGGTGTGGGTGCATACCTGTAGTTTGGATGGCCCTGCGGCCTACCGCAACTACGAAGCCCGTGGGTTTGACCTCTACCGCACCGAAACCACCCTTAAGCTTCTGCCGCCTCTGCCGCCCGGCCCCTGGCCCCACAGTGGTGCTCCAGTGCCAGCAAAGGCTTAGCCTAAACAGGTGCAACTAGGCTGCTGACTCCAGGAAAATTATGCCCTGGGAATAAGCAGCAGTCCCTCACCGTCCTTGATCTCAAACCGCTGGAGGGAATCGGGGGCTAAGCCGGGAGTCGATAGGGCCACCTGCCACTCATTGAGGTCGAGCTGGAGCCAGTCGCCCAGGGTGACGGTGACGGGGTCGCCGCCCATGTGGGTGATCAGCACGACCTCCTGGGGAGCGACCTGACTATTGACCTGATCACGGCTCTGACCATGCGCCGGAATGGCCGTGTGCGTGTCACCGTCTTCTGTGGGCTGGGTGCGATGGCCGTAAAACAGGGTGTGGGTGGGTTCGCTGATGCGGTTGAAGCGGTCGCTGCCGCTGAGGTTGTGGCGCAACCAAGGGCGGGCTTGCCTAAACTGACGCAGGGCCAAGGAAAAGGCCGCATGGTTTGAATCAACCCGGTCGGCGGAATGCGTCACGTTGCAACTGTCGTGGCCATCCTCCATAAAGGCCATGGCAAATTGTTTGAGACGGGGTACATCGAGGTTGGCTAGAAAATCTGGTAATTCCGGCTGATTGATGTTTTTCAGGGCAGGAATAGCGCAGGCTTTACCTTCAGCTTCCTGACCTAAACAACCTTGGCACAGTTGGGCCACAGCCTCTAGGTCATAGTCGGTTTCTACCATAGCAATTTGTAGTGCCTTGGCGAAGGATCTTAGGGTTGTGAGGTTGTCGAACCCTAGGGCTTTGAGCTGTGGAAATGTATCGGGCTGATCGTAAAAGTTGGGCTCAATTTCCCAGTCTAAAAATCCCACTTCTTCGGCTGCCACCTTAACGCCGTAGCGGTCGTCGGTGTTGCGGAAAAAGCCCCAGGGTGTTTCCAAGCAGGCGTTGAGAAAATCCATCGGCAGGCCAGGGCTGAAGCCATAGACCCACAGCAAGGTAGCCGGATTGTTGTAGGCTCGATTCAGGGCATTAGGCAGGGTGTCACCGAGGTTCCAGTTAATATCGGCGTTGGGATCAATTTGGTTGCCGCGCCGCACGGTGTCGTGGTTGCCGCAGCCCGTAATCCAGTGGTCGCCCTGGGTAATGACTTCGCAGACACGCCGCCATTTGTAATCCCAAAAACCCTTTAGGGTGGGGGTATTGTGGGCAAAAATTAGCGGCCCCCACTGGAAAGAACCCGGCTTGGCCTCCATTAGTTCGCGGTAGGTAGATTTTTCCTCCCAGCCCTCCTCTGGCCAGGGCCGACCGTCCTCAAAAATAGTGAACATCAGCCGCTGGTAGCCTTCAATCTCCTGCACCACATCGCTCATGGCGATGAGGTACATATCGTCGTGCTCCACCCGTCCGCTGAGGGGATTGAAAAAGCGAAAATCTTGCCCCCCATCGACGCGAATACCGTCTACCCCGGTGTTAATTTTGCGCCGCTGCATTTCTAGCAAAATAGCCCGCACCTGGGGCAGTTGATGGTTCAAGTCTTGGCCGTACATATTTGGCCCTTTGAAAAACTGCTGGGGCAAGAGTTCCAAAGCTTGGTTGTCGGCGTGGCCATAGACCAAATCGTAAATGACCTGAATTGGCCCCTGGGAAAAGTTGTGCAGAGTGGCGATTAAATCCACCATTTCATCGGGGCGCAAACTGCCCAATACAGCGGGATTAGTGGCGGCAGACCCCAAAATCGGCACATCGTAGCCCCAATTTTGGGTATTGGGCTGGCGCAGGGTAACGGTGAGGGTGATGGGTTCAGCATTTTCGGTAGCGTCTTCCGACGGGGCATCTTCGGCATAGCCCAAGCCCACCACGGCAAAAAATTCGTGGTCGAGGTTGGTGTCCTCCCGCCGATATTCAATGGTCGGTTCCACGGGCAGCAACTGCACCGCCTCGTAGCCCACGTAGGCCATTTCCGCCGGGGTGAGGGCTTCCCCCGCCGCCAGTTTGTCGGACAGGGTGCGGTAAATGCGGGTCAAGCCTTCCACAGAACCCTCTGGGCTGGCGGTTTTAACATGGATTTGCAGAATGTTGGTGGGGGGCGGCAGGCGGGGAATAGCCTCCTCCTCTGCATCCGATGATTGGAGGCTCGTTTGCTGAAGGTAGGCCAAATCGGCCCGTTCCCGCTGGATCCGATCCATGTCGTAGAGCTCTGCTGGGGCAAACACACCGTAGGGCAAGGAATAGGCCAGGGGGTCGCGAATGGGATGCTCTCGCCCTTCGGGATCCACGTAGCGCAGCCAGTAGAAGCATCCAGCCTGGTCACGGGTGCCCGGTGTCAGCCCCGCCACCACGGCCCACACGTATTCTCCCTGCTGCATCACCGGGAGGCGTTCGCGCCGAAAGTCTACCGTTTGTTGATCGGCGCGGAAATCAATCGGCTGGAGCGGGGTCAGGATTTCTAATTCCAACGTGCGCTCGGATTGGATGACCTCAGCGGCCAGTTCCGGTGTCCAAAAGCCAAATTCCGTCAGCCCATCGGCCCGGTAGTGCGCCCCCAGTCGGCGGGCATAGGCTTGGCCCTGGTGAAAAATGGTGTCTTCGCTCTCCGCCACCGCATCGGCCCATTCCATTAGTTTTTGGGTTTCCGTCAGTTCGAGGTACACCCCCTGACCGTCGGTTGTCCACTGGGGTACGGGCAAACCGAGGGTAGGCGCAACAGGATTAGGATTCACGGCGGACTCGATAACGATGACAACAAGGGCGATGACAAACCGTGGCAGCAACCGCCAGGAGGTCTTCCATCACCGCCTAGTCTAACCAGCCCCAATAGCCAAAGACCTTGTCCCCCAAGGATTTATGCCCTGGGATAGAGATGCCCTCGCCCGTTGGGTAGACCCATGCCCTACCCCTGGGCGTGGGAACTGAGGCTACAGGCCAACCCCATCACATCGTGGAGCAGGTCTTGGTGCATCAGGGCGCGGTCTACGCGGGATTGGATTTGATCCGCCGAGAGAGGGTCGCCGTTGGCATAGACATCGAGCCAAGCCTGGGCGAGGGCATCGGCATCGTTGGGCCAGCGGTGGGCGGGGTCGGTGGGAGGCTGTTGGAGGTTGAGATCGACGCCGGGTAGGGCCAAATCGGCCATCAGTTGGCTCACCTTGGGGTCGTAGCTGAGGGCAAAGCACCGACAGCCTTCCGCCGCCGCCATAATCAGCGCATGGAGCCGCATCCCAATCACCATCTCGACGCCGCGAAACAGCCCCTTGAGTTGGTGGGGGTCGGTGAGGGTATAAACCTGGCTTGGCCCCGGTAGGCGTGGCTGGATGTATTCGGCAATGGCCAAGTCTTTGACGGGCTGGAAGGGTACCAGCAATAGGGAAGTTTGCGTTTGGGTCTGAAATGCCGCTAGGGCCTGGGTGATTTGATCCAGGCGGCTTTCCGTTAGCCAAGCATGGGGCCGCAGGGCCACGGCCACCCGTGGGGCGTGGGTCTCCCATAGCCCTGCCACCGGGGAAGATTCCAGCGCCCACACCGGGTCGGGGGCTTGCATTCCCGGCACCTGCCAGCGGGCCAGCCACGCCATGGAACCGTTATCCCGCACGCTGACGGCCTCGCAGCGCCGCAGCACATAGCCCCCCAACCCTCGGCTGAGGGGATGCTGAAGCGGGCCGATGCCCTGGCCCCAGGCAATGGTTTTGAGCCCTAGCCACTGGGCCAAGGCCATCAGCCCCGTGTAGTAGATGGGGTTTTGCAGGCTGGTGGCGTCTTGCAACAAGCTGCCGCCGCCCCAAATGAAAAAGTCTGACCGCCGCAGGGCCTTAATCACCGCCCCCAACTGCTTGCGCGGCACAGCCTCTACCCCATAGCGAGCCGCCGTTTCCGCCGGATTGCCCGATAGCACCACGGGCTCGATCTGGGAGGGCAACATTTGCAGCAGCGTCGCCAACAGCGCCTCATCGCCGCCGTTGCCCATGCCGTAATAGCCACACAAAACCGCTCGCATGTTGACCTCTGGGGCAGTCCAACCGTTCCCGAAAGAACGTCCTCAGGATCATACGATCCTACGCGCCCCTTGGCGGCAGGGCGTGGGTGTATGGCTTTGGGAATATGGGGCTTTGGTGCATTGCTTCGCGGATGCACCCTACAATTGACGCTGTTGTGTTGTGGATGGCTCCATGAACGCCCTGTCTCTGCCCACTTGGATGATTCACATTTCCAGCGTGTTGGAATGGATGGCGGCGATGTGGTTCATTTGGCAGTTCGCGACGGTGACGCAGCGGCCCGTGTGGCGGTGGCTGGCGATTGGGATGTTTCCGGCCCTGGTGAGTGCGATGGCGGCCTGTACCTGGCACTTTTTTGATAACGATCCCGGCTTTGCGTGGCTCGTGACCCTGCAAGCGGCGATGACCGTGGTGGGCAATGTCACCCTCTGCCTCGCGGCCTGGTGGATTTGGCGGCAGTCTCGCACCGCTGCGCCCGATGCCTCGGAATAGGGACGCTTCGGGGAATCGTCTACCGTTGCGGGGGTGCCAACGTTCCCCCCAAAGTCATGACTTCGGGGTTTCCGAGTTCCACCATTACGAGTCATGGGCACTGAGTAGCTGACTCGTCAGCCATTGTTGGAGCGGAGGCACCACGGGGCAGGGGCGGGCGGGTTGTAGGTTGTCGGGTTTACTCCAGGTGAAGGGGGCTTGCTGGGCGGCGGAGAGCCACAGCAGGCGTTTGGCGCGGGTCATGGCGACGTAGAGCAGGCGGTATTCTTCGGCGGTTTTGAGGGCTTTGGCCTGTTCCCAGGCGGTGAGGGTGTCGGGGATGGGGGCGTTGGCGTTTGGAACCTGATCGACGTGGGATTGGTGGGCGTGGGCGCGGATTTGGGCGCGGGCGACTTCAGACAGGGAAAAATCGCCGAGGAACTTGGTTTGGGGCGGCACCCACAGTTCTCCGGGGATGGTTTTCTCATGCAGAAAAGGCAGAAACACCACGTCCCAATCTAGCCCCTTGGCCTTGTGCATGGTGATGATGGTGATCTGGCCAGGGCGGGTGTAGATCGAGTCGGTGTCCTCGGTTTCCACCGCTGTGAAGCGTTCGGAGCCGACGATCTCTTGCAGCACTTCGATGGCGGCGGTGAGGGTGTTGTTTTGGCGAATTTGCTGACTGACACGGGCGGCGAGTTTGTCGGCGGTGGCCAATTCGCTTTGGTTGTAGCCCAGGGTGAGCCCCAAAAAGGGAAACAGGCTGTAGGGCGACAGTTCCAACCGGGCGCGGAGAAGCCCAGTACAGTAGCGGCGGGCGATGCGGGCGGCGTCGGTGTTGGGGGGCGCATCCAGGGGGCCGGGGTAGAGGAACTGTTCCGGCGTTTGGGCCAGTAGGTTGAGATCTTGGGTGGGCACCCGCTGGCGATCCACCAGCACCCGCAGGGCTTCTTTGAGGGCATCGGGGGAATGGGGCCGATCAATAAACCGCATCAGGGCCAGCATGTCCTCCGGCACCTGGGTTTGCCGATCCTGGTCGCCCACGTCGTAAATGGGCAGGCCCAGGGCGGCCAAATCTACCCCCACATCCTCCGCATCCCGCAGCCGTTGGGCGATGTACTGCCCCTGGCGTCCCTCCCGCACCAAAATGGCAAAGCTGAGGT contains:
- a CDS encoding Uma2 family endonuclease, with translation MAPSTSTAPQATAPPTDTWVKATWADFLAALETPPYNEGQGYFDNNYMRLEMAPLGGGHARQNSVVMDVVSLFAMRHGLRMAKFINGSFYKTGERGCQPDAAFYIGPNFRLPPQDNAPIDVNVFGPPTLAIEIGGSSFKDDLGAKRLLYERLGVGEYWVVNVAEQQVIAFAVAEGGSRQIQVSAVLPGLRLDLVEAALSRSQTEDDTALIRWLTEALA
- the lysS gene encoding lysine--tRNA ligase, with product MSSDATRSGQSASSLEEIRAARLQKVEDLKQVGQNPFAYRWDVTHQTAQLQEKYADLAAGEEVADTVSIAGRILARRVFGKLAFFGVQDESGTIQLYLEKATIQEQMGAEDEKAFDHLKQLTDVGDIIGVTGTIKRTDKGELSIKVQRYAMLTKALLPLPDKWHGLTDVAKRYRQRYVDLIVNPTVRDTFRKRALITTGIRRYLEDRGFLEIETPVLQSEAGGAEARPFITYHNTLEMELYLRIATELHLKRLVVGGFEKVFEIGRIFRNEGVSTRHNPEFTSVEFYQAYADYHDFMDLTEDLVATLAKDILGTTQITYQGVDIDLTPPWKRISMHDLVQEHTGLDFHDFTTLEEAKAAVKPLNLHGVEDCDSIGKLLNEVFEQKIEETLIQPTFLIDHPVEISPLSKPHRSKPGVVERFELFVAGRETANGFSELTDPIDQRHRFELQAARKAAGDVEATGVDEDFLTALEHGMPPTCGEGIGIDRLVMLLTDSASIRDVIAFPLLKPEKEEDRGEA
- a CDS encoding GNAT family N-acetyltransferase, encoding MGQRSATVATTVTTWYFEMLSPEALRPKRFDPYDLSIQRMEVPCPEFGRFLYTAVGGPWYWCDRLSWSYADWQRHLERPEVEIWTAWSEGTPAGYVELEDQAQGNVEIAYFGLLPQFIGQGLGGYLLTVGVREAWGMGATQRVWVHTCSLDGPAAYRNYEARGFDLYRTETTLKLLPPLPPGPWPHSGAPVPAKA
- the gghA gene encoding glucosylglycerol hydrolase — protein: MNPNPVAPTLGLPVPQWTTDGQGVYLELTETQKLMEWADAVAESEDTIFHQGQAYARRLGAHYRADGLTEFGFWTPELAAEVIQSERTLELEILTPLQPIDFRADQQTVDFRRERLPVMQQGEYVWAVVAGLTPGTRDQAGCFYWLRYVDPEGREHPIRDPLAYSLPYGVFAPAELYDMDRIQRERADLAYLQQTSLQSSDAEEEAIPRLPPPTNILQIHVKTASPEGSVEGLTRIYRTLSDKLAAGEALTPAEMAYVGYEAVQLLPVEPTIEYRREDTNLDHEFFAVVGLGYAEDAPSEDATENAEPITLTVTLRQPNTQNWGYDVPILGSAATNPAVLGSLRPDEMVDLIATLHNFSQGPIQVIYDLVYGHADNQALELLPQQFFKGPNMYGQDLNHQLPQVRAILLEMQRRKINTGVDGIRVDGGQDFRFFNPLSGRVEHDDMYLIAMSDVVQEIEGYQRLMFTIFEDGRPWPEEGWEEKSTYRELMEAKPGSFQWGPLIFAHNTPTLKGFWDYKWRRVCEVITQGDHWITGCGNHDTVRRGNQIDPNADINWNLGDTLPNALNRAYNNPATLLWVYGFSPGLPMDFLNACLETPWGFFRNTDDRYGVKVAAEEVGFLDWEIEPNFYDQPDTFPQLKALGFDNLTTLRSFAKALQIAMVETDYDLEAVAQLCQGCLGQEAEGKACAIPALKNINQPELPDFLANLDVPRLKQFAMAFMEDGHDSCNVTHSADRVDSNHAAFSLALRQFRQARPWLRHNLSGSDRFNRISEPTHTLFYGHRTQPTEDGDTHTAIPAHGQSRDQVNSQVAPQEVVLITHMGGDPVTVTLGDWLQLDLNEWQVALSTPGLAPDSLQRFEIKDGEGLLLIPRA
- the csaB gene encoding polysaccharide pyruvyl transferase CsaB gives rise to the protein MRAVLCGYYGMGNGGDEALLATLLQMLPSQIEPVVLSGNPAETAARYGVEAVPRKQLGAVIKALRRSDFFIWGGGSLLQDATSLQNPIYYTGLMALAQWLGLKTIAWGQGIGPLQHPLSRGLGGYVLRRCEAVSVRDNGSMAWLARWQVPGMQAPDPVWALESSPVAGLWETHAPRVAVALRPHAWLTESRLDQITQALAAFQTQTQTSLLLVPFQPVKDLAIAEYIQPRLPGPSQVYTLTDPHQLKGLFRGVEMVIGMRLHALIMAAAEGCRCFALSYDPKVSQLMADLALPGVDLNLQQPPTDPAHRWPNDADALAQAWLDVYANGDPLSADQIQSRVDRALMHQDLLHDVMGLACSLSSHAQG
- a CDS encoding DUF2499 domain-containing protein, whose translation is MNALSLPTWMIHISSVLEWMAAMWFIWQFATVTQRPVWRWLAIGMFPALVSAMAACTWHFFDNDPGFAWLVTLQAAMTVVGNVTLCLAAWWIWRQSRTAAPDASE